A genomic segment from Lineus longissimus chromosome 15, tnLinLong1.2, whole genome shotgun sequence encodes:
- the LOC135499431 gene encoding uncharacterized protein LOC135499431, whose translation MKLSSSRWGADVTVLKKLYVGRIRPVMEYGTTAMTNAAKSNTEKLNRVQNQAARIITGGMKSTPITAMETIAQLQPSQDRRDVKVMIQAEKFKRLTNHPMHQRVKKVSRKRLKRSSFINQSETLEQNHPELKISIPRTLPPSRTKPTLDPRMSQDIRDSVPGILSKNLQTDEIRRALTMEHIHMQYPNQKWTHV comes from the coding sequence ATGAAACTGTCTAGTAGCCGATGGGGAGCTGACGTGACCGTCCTCAAGAAACTCTATGTTGGGAGAATCAGGCCAGTGATGGAGTATGGGACTACTGCCATGACAAACGCTGCAAAATCCAACACCGAAAAGCTAAATCGTGTGCAGAACCAAGCAGCTAGAATCATCACTGGAGGCATGAAGTCAACACCAATAACAGCGATGGAGACCATAGCCCAACTGCAACCATCACAAGATCGGAGGGATGTAAAAGTGATGATCCAAGCCGAGAAGTTCAAAAGGCTGACAAACCACCCAATGCACCAGCGTGTCAAGAAAGTTTCCCGGAAAAGGCTCAAGCGCAGCAGTTTCATTAACCAGAGCGAGACCCTGGAGCAAAATCATCCAGAGCTGAAAATCAGTATACCAAGAACTTTACCACCTAGCAGAACCAAACCAACACTAGACCCCAGAATGTCACAGGACATCAGGGACTCAGTCCCAGGTATCCTGAGCAAGAACCTTCAGACAGATGAGATACGGAGAGCCCTGACAATGGAGCACATCCACATGCAATACCCAAACCAGAAGTGGACTCACGTCTAG
- the LOC135499564 gene encoding dnaJ homolog subfamily C member 27-like: MDRKPGTLAKNPKNAASSLVWIKIVGIGNSGVGKTCLIKHFCESKFSSGYQPTVGVDYGFKIQSVQGMDLRVHLWDLSGNAEYLDVRNELYANTDAVFLAFDLTNQASFESLDIWLRELTKYANSPPEVILCGNKLDQKNKRVISAADANKWASGHKIKYYETSSSNGDGVEKMFVDVLEKIVEKKHLKEIVKIPQI; this comes from the exons ATGGACAGAAAACCTGGGACCCTGGCAAAGAATCCGAAGAATGCTGCATCGTCTTTGGTTTGGATCAAGATTGTTGGCATCGGTAACTCTGGTGTTGGCAAAACATGCCTGATCAAACACTTCTGTGAGAGCAAG TTCAGCTCGGGCTACCAGCCAACAGTGGGTGTGGACTATGGATTCAAAATACAGAGTGTCCAGGGCATGGATC TACGAGTCCATCTCTGGGATTTGTCCGGCAATGCAGAATACCTCGATGTCCGAAATGAGCTATATGCAAATACAGACGCCGTCTTCTTGGCCTTTGACCTGACCAATCAAGCAAGCTTTGAAAGCCTCGACATCTGGCTGCGGGAACTCACCAAATATGCCAATTCTCCCCCTGAAGTCATACTTTGCGGCAACAAG TTGGATCAGAAAAATAAACGAGTGATCTCAGCAGCCGATGCAAATAAATGGGCCTCAGGGCATAAAATCAA ATACTATGAAACGTCATCGTCAAACGGGGATGGCGTCGAAAAAATGTTCGTGGACGTTTTGGAGAAAATTGTGGAGAAGAAACACTTGAAAGAGATTGTGAAGATTCCACAGATTTGA
- the LOC135499541 gene encoding dnaJ homolog subfamily C member 22-like, producing the protein MAKSIVIAYILWFFLGIFGVHHFYLRRDWHAFIWWSTFGGCFGLGWLRDLVKIPQYVTDTNEGRDYMLQLRQIQEIEQRPSTNSVRILGELFTGTLYGYLVRLAVPEEYVSGPLAEERGWFSIWTLILLATPAGVALGVYIVANLGRERCALSSPLISSYCFLPFFWNDMSSYITTMAIVSTISVNWSGKKWKEGPYERHSFCKRVTVLGFCGLIYMSCWGSMLYNNVQLTSEDGEKVKLRDAIHNFFKSPAWAETKQTFSQIYEYYKIHGFQNMWDEFMKALDPEGEANAYKVLGVKKTASQTEITAAYRKLARKWHPDKEKDVEKKEAASIKFMEIQRSYEVLSKIKTRRGRKAKQSKGSGTHEEF; encoded by the exons ATGGCGAAGAGTATAGTGATAGCTTACATTCTGTGGTTCTTCCTCGGAATTTTCGGTGTGCACCATTTTTATTTGAGGCGAGATTGGCATGCTTTCATCTGGTGGTCAACTTTCGGTGGATGTTTTGGACTGGGTTGGTTGAGAGACTTGGTAAAGATTCCTCAGTATGTCACCGACACAAATGAAGGTAGAGACTACATGTTACAGCTGAGGCAAATCCAGGAGATTGAGCAGAGGCCATCGACTAACTCGGTTAGAATTCTAGGGGAGCTTTTTACGGGGACGTTGTACGGGTACCTTGTTCGATTGGCAGTTCCGGAAGAGTATGTGAGTGGACCCCTAGCAGAAGAGCGCGGCTGGTTCTCAATATGGACATTGATACTTTTAGCAACGCCAGCTGGTGTAGCACTAG GAGTTTACATCGTTGCCAATCTCGGTCGCGAGAGATGTGCCCTGTCATCACCTCTGATCAGTTCCTACTGTTTCCTACCTTTCTTCTGGAACGACATGTCAAGTTACATCACAACGATGGCCATTGTGTCGACCATCTCGGTAAactggtcaggaaaaaaatgGAAAGAGGGACCATATGAGAGACATTCTTTTTGCAAAAGAGTCACTGTGCTGGGATTCTGTGGGTTGATATATATGTCATGTTGGGGGTCGATGTTGTACAATAACGTACAGTTGACGTCGGAAGATGGAGAAAAAGTCAAACTACGTGACGCGATACATAACTTTTTCAAGTCACCTGCTTGGGCAGAGACTAAACAGACCTTTTCACAGATTTATGAATATTATAAGATTCACGGCTTCCAGAATATGTGGGATGAGTTTATGAAAGCGTTGGATCCAGAAGGAGAGGCGAATGCGTATAAG gttctCGGTGTAAAGAAAACAGCTAGTCAAACGGAGATCACAGCAGCGTATCGAAAACTGGCCAGAAAATGGCATCCCGATAAAGAGAAAGATGTAGAGAAGAAAGAGGCGGCATCGATAAAATTCATGGAAATACAACGATCTTATGAAGTGTTATCGAAGATCAAGACACGTCGTGGACGCAAAGCTAAGCAGTCAAAGGGCAGTGGTACCCATGAAGAGTTTTAG
- the LOC135499432 gene encoding uncharacterized protein LOC135499432, whose translation MVIKQNRQILMLSLMGKAMDGVARQLTRDVKRFIWHEGENEIIQSSSEEETEEPIIETEDPVKKRKPKVPKKKVGFQVVQPTPLKTEKRIAEGAALIEEEEVEEEDEEVDDIHELLRMIATEKWFPRGKEISPENTLEVLMRLLERASTPIRRDVMKYIGEFYRTFGLAADKKGQIITTLQGLLQHENVFIRVGAVKLLGELGLARRDIILGLLPMLVHEEPELRGTAVATFRKLTGVMNKDGLLHLLTDLGVIGRQEDGYLIEDAALQILANNLGQGECDTRNDSVTLGEDGGASPSTALPILSKNRGLREDRASHSIVVNGTFSDLIESWVNGLDSSQRDDLYDPLAKASHTEGFGPDGQPLSATSSFESVGASPREPDLGDDKGKKRMAPDRSMTVCVSGQDAAAAAAVDRTSGSISSSPKVTLLDRSTDSLNAARRGIIGPLEAAESRKRVRRQRRSESKATDNTSIDGSTTSMSGAGFSGTHDFSDQKQKRRKDSLGRLAESYRQKSQDALDKKQRKDSLGRLAQTYRKKSLGLQGSKTQSSAERSSIKGSKYRQNSQEFMKLRRQNSADGTSMKDSLYRQNSQEVLRSRGENSTDGTSMKDSLYRQNSQEVLRSRRQNSAESVDSFEKGRKGEDRDSDIYSASFGLGSQLLDDGRSQKTGQTGVGLKSDDSGIGQFSDSDSHMTEARDKYGRNLAGSFAPPMSPVSDGTVELEQGEPNWRQLFDDPLTIEGLPHMEQRRVNADQLRRTTDAMNARHSINFPPIRYLGENEKLLPGEAGQRLLHSIQVKAGPGKSPDSKSKWYRIDAIPGRLGLHTSTEDSGTSKFGILKMKWTTDMPHYDPYAYQKLPLGYYTIPGGTLPKIQKASQTRNIPIARPTSPGTKLTSLPFIDVPIPISKARYEWDRPMPPAPPRRSRMDLPIIRTEHDRYCQYYKIAKEKEEERKQEAMKLPTITPTRSGTLGVVPSPASSHQQSPRELEELELPPITAGMILGAEC comes from the exons ATGGTTATCAAACAAAACCGCCAGATCCtcatgctgtccttaatggggAAAGCGATGGATGGGGTGGCTCGCCag CTTACCAGAGATGTCAAACGCTTTATTTGGCACGAAGGCGAAAATGAAATTATTCAGTCATCCTCGGAAGAGGAGACGGAGGAACCGATAATAGAAACAGAAGACCCTGTTAAGAAACGAAAGCCAAAAGTACCTAAAAAGAAGGTTGGAT TTCAGGTGGTGCAACCAACACCCTTGAAAACCGAAAAGAGGATCGCAGAGGGGGCAGCTCTtatcgaagaagaagaagtagaagaagaagacgaagaagtaGACGATATCCACGAGCTCTTGCGGATGATTGCCACTGAGAAATGGTTTCCGAGAGGAAAGGAGATTTCACCCGAGAACACCCTGGAAGTCCTCATGAGACTGCTTGAGAGAGCGAGTACCCCGATCAGGAGAGACGTGATGAAGTATATTGGAGAGTTCTACAG GACCTTTGGTTTGGCTGCTGACAAAAAGGGCCAAATCATAACAACTTTACAAGGGTTGTTGCAACATGAAAACGTATTTATCCGAGTGGGAGCCGTGAAATTGCTCGGTGAGCTCGGGTTAGCCCGGCGAGATATCATCTTGGGGTTGTTGCCGATGCTCGTGCATGAGGAG CCTGAACTTCGGGGCACCGCAGTGGCCACATTCAGAAAACTGACCGGCGTTATGAACAAGGACGGTCTGCTCCATCTTCTTACCGATCTCGGAGTCATAGGCCGACAGGAAGATGGTTATCTCATCGAAGATGCTGCACTCCAGATTCTTGCAAACAATCTAGGCCAGGGAGAATGTGACACTAGGAATGATTCGGTTACCCTCGGAGAAGATGGCGGTGCAAGTCCTTCAACAGCCCTCCCGATTCTTTCCAAAAATCGAGGCCTTAGAGAAGATCGCGCGAGTCATTCAATAGTAGTCAACGGGACTTTCTCTGACTTGATAGAGTCGTGGGTCAACGGTCTTGATAGTTCGCAACGTGATGACTTGTATGACCCACTCGCCAAG GCCAGTCACACTGAAGGTTTCGGTCCAGATGGACAGCCCCTCTCGGCAACCAGCAGCTTCGAAAGCGTAGGGGCCTCTCCCAGGGAGCCAGACCTGGGTGACGATAAGGGTAAGAAGAGAATGGCACCAGACAGAAGTATGACTGTATGTGTCAGCGGACAGGatgcggcggcggcggcggcggtggATAGAACGAGTGGATCCATTTCTT CGTCTCCAAAAGTCACCCTTCTTGACAGATCGACTGATTCCCTGAACGCCGCCAGACGGGGTATCATCGGCCCCTTAGAAGCTGCAGAAAGTCGGAAGAGAGTACGCCGTCAGAG GAGATCCGAATCCAAGGCCACGGACAATACGAGTATTGATGGTTCGACAACCAGTATGTCTGGGGCAGGCTTTTCTGGGACGCACGACTTTTCGGACCAGAAGCAGAAACGGAGAAAGGACTCGCTCGGCCGGCTAGCGGAGTCTTACAGACAAAAGAGTCAGGATGCACTGGATAAGAAACAGAGGAAGGATTCGCTTGGCCGGCTGGCGCAGACCTACAGGAAGAAAAGCCTGGGGTTGCAGGGGTCGAAAACACAGAGCAGCGCAGAGAGGTCATCAATAAAGGGCTCTAAATACAGGCAGAATAGCCAGGAGTTCATGAAGCTGAGAAGACAGAACAGCGCAGATGGAACATCAATGAAAGACTCTCTGTACAGGCAGAATAGCCAGGAGGTCCTGAGGTCGAGAGGAGAGAACAGCACAGATGGAACATCAATGAAGGACTCGCTGTACAGGCAGAATAGCCAGGAGGTCCTGCGGTCGAGGAGACAGAATAGTGCGGAGAGTGTTGACAGTTTTGAGAAGGGGAGGAAAG GTGAGGACAGGGACTCGGATATTTACTCCGCATCCTTTGGTCTCGGCAGTCAACTCCTGGACGATGGCCGCTCTCAAAAG ACAGGCCAGACTGGTGTTGGATTAAAATCTGATGATTCCGGCATTGGTCAGTTCTCGGACTCCGACAGTCACATGACAGAAGCACGTGACAAATATGGTCGCAACCTAGCAGGTAGTTTCGCGCCTCCCATGTCTCCTGTCAGTGATGGGACAGTGGAATTGGAACAAG GTGAACCAAATTGGCGACAACTTTTCGACGACCCCCTCACCATCGAGGGACTACCACACATGGAGCAGAGACGCGTCAATGCTGATCAGCTCCGACGCACTACGGACGCAATGAATGCCCGTCACAGCATCAACTTCCCACCCATCCGTTACCTCGGAGAAAACGAGAAGCTTCTCCCGGGGGAGGCAGGTCAGAGGCTGCTCCACAGCATCCAGGTGAAGGCTGGGCCGGGAAAGTCGCCGGACTCAAAGTCCAAGTGGTACCGCATCGATGCCATCCCAGGGAGACTTGGGCTACATACAAGCACCGA GGATTCTGGTACAAGTAAGTTCGGCATCCTTAAGATGAAATGGACTACAGACATGCCCCACTATGATCCGTATGCGTATCAAAAGCTGCCGTTAGGTTACTATACCATTCCGGGAGGGACACTCCCCAAAATTCAGAAGGCTTCACAGACAAG GAATATCCCAATCGCGAGGCCAACCTCCCCTGGTACAAAACTCACATCGCTACCCTTCATTGATGTCCCCATCCCGATATCAAAAGCAAGATACGAATGGGACCGTCCAATGCCTCCTGCACCGCCCAGGAGGTCTCGGATGGACCTTCCGATCATCCGGACGGAACATGATCGATACTGTCAATATTATAAGATAGCTAAAGAGAAGGAAGAGGAACGAAAACAG GAAGCAATGAAACTTCCAACGATCACCCCGACACGGTCAGGGACCCTCGGGGTTGTTCCATCCCCAGCCTCCAGCCATCAGCAGTCACCAAGAGAGTTAGAAGAACTAGAGTTGCCGCCCATCACCGCTGGCATGATACTGGGAGCTGAATGTTGA
- the LOC135499562 gene encoding NEDD8-activating enzyme E1 regulatory subunit-like isoform X2, with product MTMAASFRRESKAGLDKNNKYDRQLRLWGDHGQAALEAARVCLINATATGTETLKNLILPGIGSFTIVDGHKITGEDMGNNFFLDREGFNKPRAQVARDLLQELNEDVSGDWVEESVDRLLDNNPEFFLVFSCVITTDLPEKSLLKLGDYLWDHNIPLVVCRSYGLIGYIRLVIKEHTVIESHPDSIHEDLRLDRPFPGLVEYCDRLDLDNMSKKDHSHTPMLVILYKYLEKWKSMHGGAAPKNYQEKNQFKEFIRSGILKNEDGMLMQEENFEEAVKAVNTSLVPTRIPADVQKVFNDEQCNNLNGESKPFWILARAVKEFVEKEGEGALPLRGTIPDMFADSEKYVQLQNVYRSQASEDAAVVTDKVHQILQHLAKPQDCISDNYVRLFCKNAAFLRAIHFRSLSEEYTPQTAKVGDLGMNLEDTDNSDVVFYVLLRAVDRFYSEYNRYPGYYDDQVETDVSNLKTCVSRLLQEWGLGPNIKDDYVHEMCRYGASELHSVASFMGGVAAQECIKVITGQFIPLNNTYIYNAMKQTSTSIEL from the exons ATGACAATGGCAGCTTCTTTTCGCAGGGAATCAAAAGCCGGTCTtgataaaaacaacaaatatgatCGTCAACTGAG ATTATGGGGAGACCACGGACAAGCTGCCCTGGAGGCTGCCAGGGTGTGTCTCATCAACGCCACAGCTACTGGGACAGAGACGCTGAAGAACCTTATTCTACCTG GTATTGGAAGTTTTACCATAGTTGATGGACACAAAATAACAGGCGAGGATATGGGAAAtaa CTTCTTTCTTGATCGCGAGGGATTCAACAAACCTCGTGCCCAGGTTGCTAGAGACTTGCTTCAGGAGTTAAATGAGGATGTCAGCGGAGATTGGGTGGAAGAG AGTGTTGATAGACTCTTGGACAACAACCCTGAATTCTTCTTGGTATTTTCGTGTGTGATAACGACAGACTTGCCAGAGAA ATCACTTTTAAAATTGGGGGACTACCTTTGGGATCACAACATTCCACTTGTCGTCTGCCGAAGTTACGGATTGATTGGTTACATAAGACTTGTCATCAAGGAACACACAG TCATTGAGTCACATCCCGACAGCATACACGAAGATCTTCGATTGGACCGACCATTTCCAGGCCTCGTTGAATACTGCGACCGCCTAGACTTAGACAACATGAGTAAAAAAGATCATAGTCACACGCCCATGTTAGTCATTCTCTACAAATATCTGGAGAAATGGAAGTCAATG CACGGTGGTGCCGCACCCAAGAACTATCAGGAGAAAAACCAGTTCAAGGAATTCATCCGCTCGGGCATTCTAAAGAATGAAGATGGCATGTTGATGCAGGAAGAAAACTTTGAGGAAGCAGTTAAAGCAGTGAATACATCACTTGTTCCTACTAGA ATTCCTGCTGATGTCCAGAAAGTATTTAATGACGAACAGTGCAATAATCTCAATGGAGAG AGCAAGCCATTTTGGATCTTGGCAAGAGCAGTCAAGGAGTTTGTAGAGAAGGAGGGAGAAG GTGCACTTCCACTGCGTGGTACAATCCCGGACATGTTTGCCGATTCCGAAAAGTACGTCCAACTCCAAAATGTCTATCGGAGCCAGGCCAGCGAGGATGCAGCGGTCGTCACAGATAAAGTTCACCAGATTCTACAACATTTAGCAAAG CCTCAAGATTGTATATCAGACAACTATGTTCGTCTTTTCTGCAAGAACGCAGCTTTTCTTCGGGCAATCCATTTCCGGTCCCTTTCGGAGGAATACACACCGCAGACAGCTAAAGTGGGTGATTTAG GGATGAATCTTGAAGACACAGACAACAGCGATGTGGTATTCTACGTCCTTTTACGTGCTGTCGACAGATTTTACTCGGAATATAACCGCTATCCTGGTTACTATGACGACCAAGTGGAAACCGATGTATCAAATTTAAAG ACTTGTGTTTCTCGATTACTTCAAGAATGGGGGCTTGGACCAAACATCAAAGATGACTACGTGCATGAAAT GTGTCGATACGGCGCATCGGAGCTTCACTCGGTGGCATCCTTCATGGGAGGCGTGGCGGCCCAGGAGTGCATCAAAGTAATCACCGGACAATTCATCCCGTTGAACAATACTTATATATACAATGCCATGAAGCAGACGTCAACGTCAATAGAACTCTAA
- the LOC135499562 gene encoding NEDD8-activating enzyme E1 regulatory subunit-like isoform X1, producing the protein MTMAASFRRESKAGLDKNNKYDRQLRLWGDHGQAALEAARVCLINATATGTETLKNLILPGIGSFTIVDGHKITGEDMGNNFFLDREGFNKPRAQVARDLLQELNEDVSGDWVEESVDRLLDNNPEFFLVFSCVITTDLPEKSLLKLGDYLWDHNIPLVVCRSYGLIGYIRLVIKEHTVIESHPDSIHEDLRLDRPFPGLVEYCDRLDLDNMSKKDHSHTPMLVILYKYLEKWKSMHGGAAPKNYQEKNQFKEFIRSGILKNEDGMLMQEENFEEAVKAVNTSLVPTRIPADVQKVFNDEQCNNLNGESKPFWILARAVKEFVEKEGEGALPLRGTIPDMFADSEKYVQLQNVYRSQASEDAAVVTDKVHQILQHLAKEGSHSPRQITVVEQEYPQDCISDNYVRLFCKNAAFLRAIHFRSLSEEYTPQTAKVGDLGMNLEDTDNSDVVFYVLLRAVDRFYSEYNRYPGYYDDQVETDVSNLKTCVSRLLQEWGLGPNIKDDYVHEMCRYGASELHSVASFMGGVAAQECIKVITGQFIPLNNTYIYNAMKQTSTSIEL; encoded by the exons ATGACAATGGCAGCTTCTTTTCGCAGGGAATCAAAAGCCGGTCTtgataaaaacaacaaatatgatCGTCAACTGAG ATTATGGGGAGACCACGGACAAGCTGCCCTGGAGGCTGCCAGGGTGTGTCTCATCAACGCCACAGCTACTGGGACAGAGACGCTGAAGAACCTTATTCTACCTG GTATTGGAAGTTTTACCATAGTTGATGGACACAAAATAACAGGCGAGGATATGGGAAAtaa CTTCTTTCTTGATCGCGAGGGATTCAACAAACCTCGTGCCCAGGTTGCTAGAGACTTGCTTCAGGAGTTAAATGAGGATGTCAGCGGAGATTGGGTGGAAGAG AGTGTTGATAGACTCTTGGACAACAACCCTGAATTCTTCTTGGTATTTTCGTGTGTGATAACGACAGACTTGCCAGAGAA ATCACTTTTAAAATTGGGGGACTACCTTTGGGATCACAACATTCCACTTGTCGTCTGCCGAAGTTACGGATTGATTGGTTACATAAGACTTGTCATCAAGGAACACACAG TCATTGAGTCACATCCCGACAGCATACACGAAGATCTTCGATTGGACCGACCATTTCCAGGCCTCGTTGAATACTGCGACCGCCTAGACTTAGACAACATGAGTAAAAAAGATCATAGTCACACGCCCATGTTAGTCATTCTCTACAAATATCTGGAGAAATGGAAGTCAATG CACGGTGGTGCCGCACCCAAGAACTATCAGGAGAAAAACCAGTTCAAGGAATTCATCCGCTCGGGCATTCTAAAGAATGAAGATGGCATGTTGATGCAGGAAGAAAACTTTGAGGAAGCAGTTAAAGCAGTGAATACATCACTTGTTCCTACTAGA ATTCCTGCTGATGTCCAGAAAGTATTTAATGACGAACAGTGCAATAATCTCAATGGAGAG AGCAAGCCATTTTGGATCTTGGCAAGAGCAGTCAAGGAGTTTGTAGAGAAGGAGGGAGAAG GTGCACTTCCACTGCGTGGTACAATCCCGGACATGTTTGCCGATTCCGAAAAGTACGTCCAACTCCAAAATGTCTATCGGAGCCAGGCCAGCGAGGATGCAGCGGTCGTCACAGATAAAGTTCACCAGATTCTACAACATTTAGCAAAG GAAGGGAGCCACTCGCCGCGGCAGATCACTGTGGTAGAACAGGAATAC CCTCAAGATTGTATATCAGACAACTATGTTCGTCTTTTCTGCAAGAACGCAGCTTTTCTTCGGGCAATCCATTTCCGGTCCCTTTCGGAGGAATACACACCGCAGACAGCTAAAGTGGGTGATTTAG GGATGAATCTTGAAGACACAGACAACAGCGATGTGGTATTCTACGTCCTTTTACGTGCTGTCGACAGATTTTACTCGGAATATAACCGCTATCCTGGTTACTATGACGACCAAGTGGAAACCGATGTATCAAATTTAAAG ACTTGTGTTTCTCGATTACTTCAAGAATGGGGGCTTGGACCAAACATCAAAGATGACTACGTGCATGAAAT GTGTCGATACGGCGCATCGGAGCTTCACTCGGTGGCATCCTTCATGGGAGGCGTGGCGGCCCAGGAGTGCATCAAAGTAATCACCGGACAATTCATCCCGTTGAACAATACTTATATATACAATGCCATGAAGCAGACGTCAACGTCAATAGAACTCTAA